A region of Massilia sp. WG5 DNA encodes the following proteins:
- the xapA gene encoding xanthosine phosphorylase, which produces MLSNTPFEAADVIRARKPGFTPRVALILGSGLGVLAEQMTDAVAISYADLPGFPISTVHGHAGELVLGTLAGVPVACMKGRGHFYEGYGASVMTSAVRTLKLIGCELLFVTNAAGSLRPEVDAGSIVVLTDHINLLPGSPMAGPNDDRFGPRFFSMANAYDAETREMVKAVAAEKGITLHEGVYLSTPGPHFETAAEIRAFRTMGADMVGMSVVPEVIAARHCGLKVAGMSAITNLAEGLTPFPLSHEQTLKYAAVAAKDLVALLHAFIERLGATAKA; this is translated from the coding sequence ATGCTCAGCAACACCCCATTCGAAGCCGCCGACGTCATCCGCGCCCGCAAGCCCGGTTTTACGCCGCGTGTGGCGCTCATCCTCGGCTCCGGTCTCGGCGTGCTGGCCGAGCAGATGACGGACGCGGTGGCGATCAGCTACGCCGACCTGCCTGGCTTCCCGATCAGCACCGTGCACGGCCATGCCGGCGAACTGGTGCTGGGCACCCTGGCGGGCGTGCCGGTCGCCTGCATGAAGGGCCGCGGCCACTTCTATGAAGGCTACGGCGCCAGCGTGATGACTTCCGCGGTCCGTACCCTGAAGCTGATCGGCTGCGAACTGCTGTTCGTGACCAATGCCGCCGGCTCGCTGCGTCCGGAAGTCGACGCCGGCAGCATCGTCGTGCTGACCGACCACATCAACCTGCTGCCGGGCAGCCCGATGGCCGGCCCGAACGACGACCGCTTCGGCCCGCGCTTCTTCAGCATGGCCAACGCCTACGATGCCGAGACCCGCGAGATGGTGAAGGCCGTGGCCGCGGAGAAGGGCATCACCCTGCACGAAGGCGTCTACCTGTCGACCCCGGGCCCGCACTTCGAGACCGCCGCCGAGATCCGCGCCTTCCGCACCATGGGCGCGGATATGGTCGGCATGTCGGTGGTCCCGGAAGTGATCGCCGCCCGCCATTGCGGCCTGAAGGTCGCGGGCATGTCCGCCATCACCAACCTGGCCGAAGGCCTGACCCCGTTCCCGCTGTCGCACGAGCAGACCCTGAAATATGCTGCCGTGGCGGCCAAGGACCTGGTGGCGCTGCTGCACGCATTCATCGAACGCCTGGGCGCAACCGCCAAGGCCTAA
- a CDS encoding LysR family transcriptional regulator yields the protein MSIDLKQLKYFLAVAEEKSFSRAAERLHISQPPLSQQIMKLESELGVRLFARTTRSFELTVAGKAFMQEASDLLGRMRMAVDTIRQIDRGEVGRLRVGIVGSAMWGPIPGLLEQFQSQFPRVTWTIHELGPNEQWDALRGKQIDVGFWREPKRDADELKHAGLRQELCFQEDYCVAVNAQHPLAKKDSIALTDIAGEPLLTLHLDQSAEPRYLIQCCVNAGFQPTVFQEAAEPQTLLAMVGAGLGVALMPETTGRIGWPGVRFLPIKGNPPSANLYITYPIQDDAPVVRAFLKIVSPEGES from the coding sequence ATGTCGATCGACCTGAAGCAGCTGAAATACTTCCTCGCGGTGGCCGAAGAGAAAAGCTTCAGCCGCGCCGCCGAGCGCCTGCACATCTCGCAGCCGCCGCTCTCGCAGCAGATCATGAAGCTGGAGAGCGAGCTGGGGGTGCGCCTGTTCGCGCGCACCACCCGCAGCTTCGAGCTGACGGTGGCCGGCAAGGCCTTCATGCAGGAAGCATCGGACCTGCTGGGCCGCATGCGCATGGCGGTCGACACCATCCGCCAGATCGACCGCGGCGAGGTCGGACGACTGCGCGTCGGCATCGTCGGCTCGGCGATGTGGGGCCCGATCCCCGGCCTGCTGGAGCAGTTCCAGAGCCAGTTCCCGCGCGTGACCTGGACCATCCACGAACTCGGCCCGAACGAACAGTGGGACGCCCTGCGCGGCAAGCAGATCGACGTCGGCTTCTGGCGCGAACCGAAGCGCGACGCCGATGAACTCAAGCACGCCGGCCTGCGCCAGGAGCTATGCTTCCAGGAAGACTACTGCGTGGCGGTGAACGCCCAGCATCCGCTGGCGAAGAAGGACAGCATCGCCCTGACCGACATTGCCGGCGAGCCGCTGCTGACCCTGCACCTGGACCAGTCGGCCGAACCGCGCTACCTGATCCAGTGCTGCGTGAATGCCGGCTTCCAGCCGACCGTCTTCCAGGAAGCCGCCGAGCCGCAGACCCTGCTGGCGATGGTGGGCGCGGGCCTGGGCGTCGCCCTGATGCCGGAAACCACCGGCCGGATCGGCTGGCCGGGCGTGCGCTTCCTGCCGATCAAGGGGAACCCGCCGTCGGCGAACCTGTATATCACCTACCCGATCCAGGACGATGCGCCGGTGGTGCGGGCCTTCCTGAAGATCGTGAGTCCCGAGGGCGAATCCTGA
- a CDS encoding pseudouridine-5'-phosphate glycosidase — translation MQSFLQFSPEVQAARAAGKPVVALESTIISHGMPYPQNVQTAREVEQVIRDAGAVPATIAIIDGRICIGLADEQLELLGQSQEAIKVSRRDLAYVLATGKLGATTVAATMICAKLAGIEVFVTGGIGGVHRGAETSFDISADLQELAQTGVAVVCAGVKSILDIGLTLEYLETHGVPVVSVGQAAFPAFFTRDSGFRADFQLDTPEEQARFIRTKWQLGLEGGVVVSNPVPEAAAMQNEEIGAIIAQALREADQQGVKGKAVTPFLLARIKELTNGRSLATNIALVKHNAQVGAKLAVALKA, via the coding sequence ATGCAATCCTTCCTCCAGTTTTCCCCTGAAGTACAGGCCGCCCGCGCCGCCGGCAAGCCGGTCGTCGCCCTCGAGTCGACCATCATCTCGCACGGCATGCCCTACCCGCAGAACGTGCAGACCGCGCGCGAAGTCGAACAGGTGATCCGCGACGCCGGCGCGGTGCCGGCCACCATCGCCATCATCGACGGCCGCATCTGCATCGGCCTGGCCGACGAGCAGCTCGAGCTGCTGGGCCAGTCGCAGGAAGCGATCAAGGTCAGCCGCCGCGACCTGGCCTATGTCCTGGCCACCGGGAAGCTCGGCGCCACCACCGTGGCCGCCACCATGATCTGCGCGAAGCTGGCCGGCATCGAAGTCTTCGTCACCGGCGGCATCGGCGGCGTGCACCGCGGCGCCGAGACCAGCTTCGACATCTCGGCCGACCTGCAGGAATTGGCGCAGACCGGCGTCGCGGTGGTGTGCGCGGGCGTGAAGTCCATCCTCGACATCGGCCTGACCCTGGAATACCTCGAGACCCACGGCGTGCCGGTGGTGAGCGTGGGCCAGGCGGCCTTCCCTGCCTTCTTCACGCGCGACAGCGGTTTCAGGGCCGACTTCCAGCTCGACACCCCGGAAGAACAGGCGCGCTTCATCCGCACCAAGTGGCAGCTCGGCCTGGAAGGCGGCGTGGTGGTCAGCAATCCGGTGCCCGAAGCCGCGGCGATGCAGAACGAAGAGATCGGCGCCATCATTGCCCAGGCCCTGCGCGAAGCGGATCAGCAGGGCGTGAAGGGCAAGGCGGTCACCCCCTTCCTGCTGGCGCGCATCAAGGAACTGACGAACGGTCGCAGCCTCGCCACCAACATCGCGCTGGTCAAGCACAACGCCCAGGTCGGCGCAAAGCTGGCCGTCGCGCTCAAGGCCTGA
- a CDS encoding carbohydrate kinase, producing MTEHSKKQQLLELIRANPFIAQQDLAASLGLSRSAVAGYIAGLIRERKLLGRAYVLPDRRPVTCIGAANLDRKLRSLADIAMHTSNPASQSESFGGVARNIAENLARLGTAVALLTATGKDSSGAALLAHAQSLGIDTGGTLQLPDVASGTYTAVLDQDGEMLVALADMALYDRLDPAFVAASQARIATSALVVADLNLPLETVDAVLAEARLAEVPLVLVAVSEPKMARLPRDLAGVRVLILNRGELAARVGRELASETDLDAAVAEVRAQGARDLIVTRGAEGVLYTRGGAGEDQIVRLYAHGAEVVDVTGAGDAFAAAVCWSLLQDADDLGLACRRGLKLSALTLGVPETVHPRLGPDTLINTNTQD from the coding sequence GTGACCGAGCACTCCAAAAAACAACAGTTGCTTGAGCTGATCCGCGCAAATCCCTTCATCGCGCAGCAGGACCTGGCCGCCAGCCTGGGGCTGTCGCGCTCGGCCGTGGCCGGCTATATCGCCGGCCTGATCCGCGAGCGCAAGCTGCTCGGGCGCGCCTACGTCCTGCCGGACCGCCGCCCCGTCACCTGCATCGGCGCGGCCAACCTCGACCGCAAACTGCGTTCGCTGGCCGACATCGCGATGCACACCTCGAATCCCGCCAGCCAGAGCGAATCCTTCGGCGGCGTCGCACGCAACATCGCCGAGAACCTCGCGCGCCTGGGCACGGCAGTTGCTTTATTGACTGCGACCGGCAAGGACAGCTCGGGCGCCGCCCTGCTCGCGCATGCGCAAAGCCTCGGCATCGACACCGGGGGCACGCTGCAGCTCCCGGATGTGGCCAGCGGCACCTACACGGCGGTGCTGGACCAGGATGGCGAGATGCTGGTCGCGCTGGCCGACATGGCCCTCTACGACCGCCTCGATCCGGCCTTCGTCGCCGCCAGCCAGGCCAGGATCGCGACCAGCGCGCTGGTGGTGGCCGACCTCAACCTGCCGCTCGAGACGGTGGATGCGGTGCTTGCCGAGGCGCGCCTTGCCGAGGTGCCGCTGGTGCTGGTGGCGGTGTCCGAGCCGAAGATGGCGCGCCTGCCGCGCGACCTCGCCGGCGTGCGCGTCCTGATCCTGAACCGCGGCGAACTGGCGGCGCGGGTCGGGCGCGAACTGGCCAGCGAGACCGATCTCGACGCGGCGGTGGCCGAAGTGCGGGCCCAGGGCGCGCGCGACCTGATCGTCACGCGCGGCGCCGAGGGCGTGCTGTACACGCGCGGCGGCGCGGGTGAAGACCAGATCGTGCGCCTGTACGCGCATGGCGCCGAGGTGGTCGACGTCACCGGCGCCGGCGATGCCTTCGCGGCCGCCGTATGCTGGTCGCTGCTGCAGGATGCGGACGACCTCGGCCTGGCCTGCCGGCGCGGCCTGAAGCTGTCGGCCCTGACCCTCGGCGTGCCGGAAACGGTGCACCCGCGGCTCGGGCCCGACACTCTTATCAACACGAACACCCAGGACTGA